The Methanomassiliicoccales archaeon DNA segment ACGAACGTAATTGCGCTCGTACAGCTTTTGTATGATCTCATGTCTCGTACTTTTTGTACCCAAACCTAGACGCTCCATTTCCTGGATAAGCGTGCCTTGCGTATATCTGGGTGGCGGGCGAGTCTGCTTTTTATGAATCCCAATTTTCAAAATTTCTACGCTTTGGCCAGATGCTAATTTTGGAATGAATGTTTCGACGATCTTATAATACGGGTAGTATTTCCTCCATCCCATTGAAACCAACTGGTATCCAAATGAATCAAAGACTTCACCGTTGATGGATATTGAACACTTCGTGTTTCTGATCTTTGCAGGAGATGCAAGGGTAGCCAGGAAACGTCGCACGATCAGCTCGTAAATCTTCCACTTTTCATCCTTAAGGGTTCTTTTCGTTGCTGCCTCCGTTGGATGTATTGGTGGGTGATCCGTCGCCTCCAATTTTCCCCTTGATGGAATGATACGGTCCTGGCTCAATATCTCCTCTGCTTCTCTCTTGAAATCAGTTTCCTTGAGTTTTTCGAGAATCCCCCTTAGAGAAAGGGATTTCGGGTAGACGGTGTTATCAGTTCGTGGATATGAAATAAAGCCAGACGTATAGAGATCCTCGGCAATGCTCATAGCCCTGCTCGCAGTAATTCCGAGTCTGTTTGCTTCAGCGAGAAAAGTAGTTGTATTGAAAGGGGCAGGAGGATATTCGTTTTCTTCCTTTTCATCATAAGTAATCACCTTTCCTTCCGATGCGCCACGGCACTTTTCAAGCACACTCTTTGCTTCATCTTCATTCCAGAATGGATTTCTTTGATGATTTCCTGTAAACTCAGTCTCTTTACTTCGCAATGTGGCAGTAATATCCCAGTATGGAGTCGGAACAAACTGTTCAATTTCCTTGTGCCTGTCAACAATGAGACTCAACGTCGGACTCTGCACCCTGCCTACCGAAAGAAAATTCTTTCCCATCTGGTTCGTGGCTTTAGAAATGAAGCGTGTTAGAGCCGCCCCCCAAGCAAGGTCTATAATCTGCCTGCACTCAGCAGATTCGGCAAGCTTTTCATCAGGATCAACCAGCGATGAAAACGCCTTCTCTATCTCGCTTTTCGTGAGGGCACTAAATCTTGCTCTTCTGACTTTGTTTGGATCAATTGAAAGAAGCTTTACTGTTTCGAGTCCTATGAGTTCACCCTCTCTGTCGTAGTCTGTTGCTATTATTATCTGGTCAGCCTCTTTGGCTAATTCCTTGAGAGCCGAAACAATATTCCTTGCAATGATCTTTTTCCTGGGAACGGCATATATG contains these protein-coding regions:
- a CDS encoding DNA topoisomerase I is translated as MKILVISEKTNAAARIASILGQGSYSRKNLYGTPVFQVSRNGQDICIVGLRGHILELDYPDELNDWRKVDIRDLIYAVPRKKIIARNIVSALKELAKEADQIIIATDYDREGELIGLETVKLLSIDPNKVRRARFSALTKSEIEKAFSSLVDPDEKLAESAECRQIIDLAWGAALTRFISKATNQMGKNFLSVGRVQSPTLSLIVDRHKEIEQFVPTPYWDITATLRSKETEFTGNHQRNPFWNEDEAKSVLEKCRGASEGKVITYDEKEENEYPPAPFNTTTFLAEANRLGITASRAMSIAEDLYTSGFISYPRTDNTVYPKSLSLRGILEKLKETDFKREAEEILSQDRIIPSRGKLEATDHPPIHPTEAATKRTLKDEKWKIYELIVRRFLATLASPAKIRNTKCSISINGEVFDSFGYQLVSMGWRKYYPYYKIVETFIPKLASGQSVEILKIGIHKKQTRPPPRYTQGTLIQEMERLGLGTKSTRHEIIQKLYERNYVRGNNLIPTPAGIAVAEALEKYANMITDSKMTSHLEKDMDEIAGGDSSLEDVVRESQDMLSDVVETMEKHEEQIGYEIKSALEEQKSVGDCPACGGKLKILKSKDGREFIGCSGYPKCRTSFSKPKGAAIEATGTKCDECGMPLIKTIRKGQKPEIICIDPNCITNKNKNSISKCPKCGKSMRLIYSSSGKRFLGCSGYPDCDQTFPLPQKGQVKTSESACDICGSPMIEIEIGKRTRKTCLNQNCPSKRSNGKKISGASKKKKSKD